Proteins from a single region of Thermodesulfobacteriota bacterium:
- a CDS encoding CBS domain-containing protein, with amino-acid sequence MSLRNLCRREVVCVNLGTSVKKAAQLMEEKNIGSLIVVEKESVKPIGLVTDRDILLRVVNRGLNPENVPVEEAMTKNIVTLDERMGLFEALEQTRESGMRRFPVVDINGHLQGIITLDDIIYLLGKEMGDVASIIEKEGPRL; translated from the coding sequence ATGAGTCTTAGAAATCTATGTCGTAGAGAGGTAGTTTGTGTAAATCTCGGAACATCGGTTAAGAAAGCGGCGCAACTCATGGAAGAGAAAAATATAGGAAGTTTGATTGTCGTTGAGAAAGAATCAGTTAAGCCAATTGGTTTAGTAACGGATAGAGATATTCTTTTGAGGGTGGTAAATAGAGGCCTAAATCCCGAAAACGTTCCAGTTGAAGAGGCGATGACGAAGAATATCGTTACTTTAGATGAGAGAATGGGTCTGTTTGAAGCACTCGAGCAGACTAGGGAAAGCGGTATGAGAAGATTCCCAGTTGTAGATATCAATGGTCATTTACAAGGCATAATCACGCTTGATGATATTATTTATCTTCTTGGTAAAGAGATGGGCGACGTGGCCAGCATAATTGAGAAAGAGGGACCCAGATTATAA
- a CDS encoding SufD family Fe-S cluster assembly protein, with protein sequence MLELQKLLNAYGESGGDKGILTDKNIPCIFASRHSVLSMRKIEGLDVQAKETPSGVIANIRVIEGSKIKSPIYLCFGVLNKKGEQEIKMDVKLEKNASASFIAHCLFPNAERVKHTMDGRIEIGEGAEMKYSENHYHGPLGGTEVIPKAIIKVRKGGKYFADFNLITGKVGRLNIDYSVEVGENAVAELIARVFGHGNDVIKINEKVLLAGENSRGLIKTRVAIEDQAISEVINITEGSAKGARGHMDCMEIVKDKAIAKAIPIVNVSHPLAKVTHEAAIGSIDKKQLETLMAHGLTPEQAVDVVVKGVLK encoded by the coding sequence ATGCTTGAACTTCAAAAATTATTAAACGCCTACGGAGAGTCCGGAGGGGACAAGGGAATTCTTACCGATAAGAATATTCCATGTATTTTTGCAAGTAGACACAGTGTATTGAGTATGAGAAAAATAGAAGGTCTTGATGTTCAAGCAAAGGAAACTCCTAGCGGTGTAATTGCAAATATCAGGGTTATCGAAGGCTCCAAGATAAAGAGCCCTATTTATCTTTGTTTTGGAGTGCTTAATAAAAAGGGAGAACAGGAAATCAAAATGGACGTGAAACTTGAGAAGAATGCTTCTGCCTCATTTATTGCCCATTGTCTATTTCCAAATGCTGAGAGGGTAAAGCATACTATGGATGGGAGAATAGAAATTGGAGAAGGTGCAGAAATGAAATACTCAGAAAATCATTATCATGGACCCCTTGGGGGTACTGAGGTTATACCAAAGGCAATCATAAAGGTTAGAAAGGGAGGCAAATATTTCGCAGATTTTAATCTAATTACAGGAAAGGTGGGAAGACTTAATATTGATTACTCAGTTGAGGTCGGTGAAAACGCAGTAGCTGAGTTAATCGCAAGGGTTTTCGGTCATGGCAATGACGTCATAAAAATCAATGAAAAGGTTTTACTTGCGGGTGAGAATTCGCGTGGACTTATAAAAACAAGGGTTGCAATTGAGGATCAGGCAATATCAGAGGTTATAAATATTACAGAGGGTAGTGCTAAAGGTGCTAGGGGTCATATGGACTGTATGGAGATAGTAAAAGACAAAGCTATAGCAAAGGCAATACCAATCGTGAATGTATCACATCCTCTCGCAAAGGTAACACATGAAGCCGCAATCGGAAGTATCGATAAAAAACAACTCGAAACCTTGATGGCTCACGGACTTACACCCGAACAAGCCGTAGATGTGGTCGTAAAGGGTGTACTAAAGTGA
- the amrS gene encoding AmmeMemoRadiSam system radical SAM enzyme translates to MKEASYYERLDDNKVLCRLCSHFCEIREGKRGVCGVRINHGGKLYTLVYERVITRNLDPIEKKPLFHFYPGSRAYSIATVGCNFRCFYCQNFEISQYPKGIHWHEKVIESEEPEPICPMLEETIPGEKVTPKQIVESAISSGCETIAYTYTEPTIFYELAFDTAKLAVQKGLKNVFVTNGYITNEALTGIKPYLHAANIDLKGFNERFYKKICGANLQPVLDAIKTYKGLGIWIEVTTLIIPNHNDSDEELRQVAEFIKGVGVEIPWHVSQFYPAYKLIDQPITPISTLRKARDIGLSAGLRYVYEGNVPGEGGENTYCYNCKEVLIERYGFSILKNHIKNSQCPYCGTCIDGVGLK, encoded by the coding sequence AGATAAGAGAAGGTAAGAGAGGTGTATGCGGAGTACGAATAAATCATGGTGGGAAATTATATACACTTGTGTATGAGAGGGTGATAACACGCAACTTAGACCCGATCGAGAAAAAGCCCCTTTTTCACTTTTATCCTGGCTCAAGAGCTTACTCAATAGCAACAGTTGGCTGCAATTTTCGGTGCTTCTATTGTCAAAATTTTGAGATTTCACAATATCCAAAGGGTATTCACTGGCATGAAAAAGTAATAGAAAGTGAGGAGCCAGAACCTATCTGCCCAATGCTTGAGGAGACAATCCCCGGTGAAAAAGTGACACCTAAGCAAATCGTTGAATCGGCCATATCTTCTGGCTGTGAAACAATAGCATACACTTATACTGAGCCAACAATCTTTTATGAGTTAGCCTTTGATACCGCAAAACTTGCCGTTCAAAAGGGTCTTAAGAATGTATTCGTCACCAATGGTTACATAACAAATGAGGCACTAACCGGCATCAAGCCTTATCTGCATGCAGCTAACATAGACCTGAAGGGTTTCAACGAGAGGTTTTATAAGAAGATATGCGGAGCAAACCTGCAACCTGTTCTGGACGCCATAAAAACCTATAAGGGCCTTGGAATTTGGATCGAGGTTACTACGCTCATAATTCCTAACCATAATGATTCAGATGAGGAATTAAGACAAGTAGCAGAATTCATCAAGGGTGTTGGAGTGGAAATTCCATGGCACGTAAGTCAATTTTATCCGGCTTATAAACTTATTGACCAACCAATAACACCAATCAGTACATTACGTAAAGCAAGAGACATCGGTTTATCTGCAGGGCTTCGATACGTCTATGAAGGAAATGTGCCGGGAGAGGGTGGTGAAAACACCTATTGTTATAATTGTAAAGAAGTCCTTATTGAAAGATACGGCTTCTCTATACTTAAAAACCATATTAAAAACTCTCAATGCCCTTACTGTGGCACCTGCATAGATGGAGTTGGGCTCAAATAA
- a CDS encoding DUF2267 domain-containing protein: MDKLEFFKRFRQYANISTREESEALCKVVFSLLSSRLTENESRDLRAQLPSELKEMWKVEEGKGVTKFHKREFLEMIMHDGNLNELEMAEKAARGVFKVLKEQITKGEAEDVAAQLPKDLKEMWISS; the protein is encoded by the coding sequence ATGGACAAATTAGAATTCTTCAAAAGATTTCGGCAATATGCAAATATAAGCACAAGGGAAGAGAGTGAAGCACTCTGTAAAGTAGTTTTTAGTCTACTCAGCTCGAGACTGACAGAGAATGAGAGCAGAGACTTAAGGGCCCAGCTCCCTTCGGAATTAAAGGAGATGTGGAAAGTAGAAGAGGGAAAAGGGGTTACAAAATTTCACAAGCGCGAATTTTTAGAAATGATAATGCATGACGGTAACTTAAACGAATTAGAAATGGCGGAGAAAGCAGCAAGAGGTGTTTTTAAAGTTCTTAAAGAACAAATCACCAAGGGCGAAGCAGAAGATGTTGCCGCACAGTTACCCAAGGATCTAAAAGAAATGTGGATTTCAAGCTGA
- a CDS encoding ABC transporter ATP-binding protein: MLGIKKKNALLEIKNLTCEVGNKRILDNINITFDVQEVHALLGTNGTGKSTLAYNIIGCEGYIPKSGEILFEGRIINKLKTHERAKLGITMAWQEPVRFEGISVRDYLTIGNKEIDPRYYLELVGLHPEFYIDRMVDKTLSGGERKRIELISILTLNPKFAILDEPDSGIDMLSIQDIVNVIDAFRGKMTSVLLITHREEIARIADAASLLCGGHIVCSGEPERVTEYYKSRRCIVCDGELCVYA, encoded by the coding sequence GTGCTCGGAATTAAAAAGAAAAACGCTCTTCTGGAGATAAAAAATCTCACTTGCGAAGTAGGAAATAAGCGAATTCTCGACAACATCAACATCACTTTCGATGTTCAAGAAGTCCATGCGCTTCTGGGCACAAATGGAACTGGAAAAAGCACATTAGCTTACAATATAATCGGGTGTGAAGGATACATACCTAAATCAGGTGAGATATTATTTGAGGGAAGGATTATCAATAAACTCAAGACCCACGAAAGAGCGAAACTTGGAATCACGATGGCATGGCAAGAACCTGTAAGATTTGAAGGAATTTCGGTAAGAGATTATTTAACAATCGGAAATAAAGAAATAGACCCACGTTATTATCTCGAACTTGTGGGCCTGCACCCAGAATTTTATATAGATAGAATGGTCGATAAAACACTCAGCGGTGGTGAAAGAAAAAGAATTGAGCTCATTTCGATTCTTACGCTAAATCCAAAATTTGCCATACTCGATGAACCCGACTCTGGTATAGATATGCTTTCAATCCAGGACATCGTAAACGTCATCGATGCTTTTCGGGGCAAAATGACATCTGTACTCTTAATCACACACAGGGAGGAGATAGCGAGAATAGCAGATGCAGCGTCATTACTATGCGGAGGTCATATTGTTTGTTCTGGAGAACCCGAAAGGGTGACGGAATATTATAAATCGAGAAGATGCATAGTTTGTGATGGGGAGTTATGTGTGTATGCTTGA